A window of Nocardiopsis sp. Huas11 genomic DNA:
CTTGGCCTCGTCGGCGAAGACGATCTCCCCCAGACGGGCACGGTCCAACCGGCCGTCGGAGGTCAGGACCTCCTCGCCGAACTCCGCGACGACCGCGGCCAGCCCCGGCGTACCCGGCTCCACCACCTCGCGCGCGATGGCGTCGGCGTCCACGATCACCGCGCCGTGCTCGGCCAGTCCAGCCGACACCGCGCTCTTGCCGGAGCCGATTCCTCCGGTCAGTCCCACCTTCAGCATGCACACGACCCTAGACGGCGGCCCGCGGCCGCTCCACGCCGCCCCGGCCCGGTCGCGGCCAGGCCGAAGTCCGGGCACCGGCCGGATCGGGGACCCTCAGGGGCGAGCGGTGCCCGCCGCCGCCTCGGAGCCACCGGCCACGGCGGCGCCCAGGTCCTTGCGCATGTGCACCATCACCAGGTGGTCCGCCAGGCGCTCGCGGTGCGTCTCGGCGTAGCCCTGCGCCCGGTACAGGCGCTGGTTCTCGGCGCTCTGCGCCCCCGTGAACAGGGTCAGCGCGCCCAGATCCGGGCGGCGCCGCCGCAGCTCCTCCTCCAGGCCCACGAGCAGAGCCCGGGCGATCCCGCGCCGGCGCTGGT
This region includes:
- a CDS encoding GNAT family N-acetyltransferase, whose amino-acid sequence is MFDIHQAVPADAGEILTLQRAAFVDEAQAYGDPFILPLTEGLSGIERLLGREDALVLKAVVGHRIVGAGRASVSGTTGVVGRLAVAPDQRRRGIARALLVGLEEELRRRRPDLGALTLFTGAQSAENQRLYRAQGYAETHRERLADHLVMVHMRKDLGAAVAGGSEAAAGTARP